Genomic window (Propionibacteriaceae bacterium ZF39):
GCTGCACCTCGTGGTGTCGGTGGCGCTGATCGTGGTTCTGACCCTCCTGGTCCGGCGAGCCCGGCGGATCGAGCCGCGGCCCACGAGCCAGCTCGGCACGCGTCTGGTGCAGGTGAACTTCTGGCTGATCATGGTCGTCGTCGTGCTGGGCGTACTCGTCACCGGCTCCGCTCCCCACGGCGGCGACGCGACCGCCGCTCGCACCGGGTTCGACGTCGAGACTGTCGCGAAGATCCACGCCTGGACCGTGTGGGTGGCGCTGGCCGTCCTCGCGGCCGCATGGTTCGTCACGCGCGCGCGTCAAGTGTTCTGGGTGATCGTCGTGTCGTTGCTTCAGGGTTTGGTCGGATATCTGCAGTATTTCAACGGACTCCCCATCTGGATCGTCGCCCTGCACATGATCGGTGTCGCGATCATTTCGGCCGTTGCGGCCAACATGTTCTGGTCGCTCGGCTGGCGAGCCACTACATCTGGTATGCATGTGACAGATGAGGTTCGTGTTACTGCTCCGTGACATGTAACTCTTAAGTCAAGGTTGAGAGTTTTATCTACTTTTCGTCGGGTTCGTCCCCAAGACTGAAGCACGTCAAGCAAGCACGTCTCCTTCCCCGGACTCGACGAAAAGAGATCACGATGCGCAAGCCCCTGAAGTCCCTTGT
Coding sequences:
- a CDS encoding COX15/CtaA family protein gives rise to the protein MDVLTSGSNRSTGATASGADFGWGAMKGWAISSLIGNMGLILTGALVRLTKSGLGCPTWPKCTDESFIPVDMGLHGAIEFGNRMLTFALVALAIGAFAAALRVRDKGVRRPDLIKLSVIAGLGIPAQAIIGGITVLTGLNPYVVGLHLVVSVALIVVLTLLVRRARRIEPRPTSQLGTRLVQVNFWLIMVVVVLGVLVTGSAPHGGDATAARTGFDVETVAKIHAWTVWVALAVLAAAWFVTRARQVFWVIVVSLLQGLVGYLQYFNGLPIWIVALHMIGVAIISAVAANMFWSLGWRATTSGMHVTDEVRVTAP